A genomic window from Vagococcus entomophilus includes:
- the ccpA gene encoding catabolite control protein A — MDKQTITIYDVAREANVSMATVSRVVNGNQNVKPATRKKVLEVIDRLDYRPNAVARGLASKKTTTVGVVIPDVSNTFFSSLARGIDDVATMYKYNIILANSDGNDQKEINVLNTLLAKQVDGIIFMGHHITEEIRGEFSRSKTPVVLSGSIDPDHQVGSVNIDYKEATSDSVSLLAENGHKKIAFISGSLLDPINGKMRLEGYKKALKSAGIKYSEGLIFESEYNYKAGETLATRILNSGATAAFISDDELAVGILNGLTDAGVNVPDDFEIITSNNSLLTEIARPRLSSITQPLYDIGAVSMRLLTKMMNKEEVEEKTIILPYTISKKDSTK, encoded by the coding sequence ATGGATAAGCAAACGATTACCATTTATGATGTGGCTCGTGAAGCAAACGTCTCAATGGCTACGGTTTCTCGCGTTGTCAATGGAAACCAAAATGTAAAACCAGCAACAAGAAAAAAGGTACTAGAAGTCATTGATCGATTAGATTATCGTCCCAATGCAGTAGCAAGAGGGTTAGCTAGTAAAAAGACAACAACGGTTGGAGTAGTGATTCCAGATGTTAGCAACACCTTTTTTTCATCTCTTGCACGAGGGATTGATGATGTTGCAACCATGTATAAATACAATATTATTTTAGCAAATTCAGATGGAAATGATCAAAAAGAAATCAATGTACTAAACACATTACTTGCCAAACAAGTAGATGGAATTATTTTTATGGGACATCACATTACCGAAGAAATTCGCGGGGAATTTTCACGGTCTAAGACGCCTGTGGTATTGTCTGGTTCAATTGACCCAGATCACCAAGTAGGCTCTGTAAATATTGACTACAAGGAAGCTACAAGTGATTCAGTTAGCTTATTAGCTGAAAACGGACACAAAAAAATTGCTTTTATTAGTGGTTCGCTTTTAGATCCGATTAATGGGAAAATGCGTTTGGAAGGGTATAAAAAAGCCTTGAAATCTGCTGGAATTAAGTATTCAGAGGGCTTGATTTTTGAATCAGAGTATAATTACAAAGCAGGTGAAACGCTCGCTACAAGAATTTTAAACAGTGGGGCAACAGCTGCCTTTATCTCAGATGATGAGCTGGCAGTTGGCATCTTGAACGGTTTGACTGATGCAGGCGTTAACGTACCAGACGATTTTGAGATTATTACGAGCAACAATTCCTTACTAACAGAAATCGCGCGACCTCGCCTTTCAAGTATTACACAGCCACTTTATGATATCGGGGCAGTTTCAATGCGTCTGTTGACCAAGATGATGAATAAAGAGGAAGTCGAAGAAAAAACCATTATTTTGCCCTATACGATTTCTAAAAAAGATTCTACAAAATAA
- a CDS encoding transglycosylase domain-containing protein, translated as MAEHDQNHKNKHKKSSYNKNWLLGFHISYGVLKSLLLFVIVLLLWLGSLGIGVGMGYFAYLVKDTEVPTKETLKNEINDIEQVSHMVYANNESIGDITTDLIRTNVKSDAISPYVKKAIVATEDENFWKHHGFVPKATIRALISEALGASNSSGGSTLTQQLVKQQVLTSETTFKRKANELLLAYRVENFFSKQQILTTYLNVSPFGRNNKGENIAGVEEAAKGIFGVHAKDLSLPQAAFIAGLPQSPITYSPYTATGDKKKDLSAGLERKNDVLFNMYREKEITEKEYLAAKSYDLAKDFIEKGSNTSNQNDYLYYYVQKEATEVLMPTYYKADGFKKEDITSSDDLYNKYYKIANRSLRRNGYTVHSTINKELYDSMQATAQNYGNMLDDGRGTIQVGSIMMENSTGKILAFLGGRNYAENQNNHAFDTRRSPASTMKPILAYAPAIDVGLIGSESQLSNFPTTFKSSGGPVTNYDRINRNSFESVRQALKKSDNIPVYNLYQALLTKTNPESYFKKMNIQMSSAEFSYESIPMGGTDHGLTVLEQTNAYATLANGGVYNQGYVIDTITDNNGNVIYKHEQKPVQVYAKATASIMNNLMRDVINSGTGIKAKSTLAQLSPTLAGGDWVGKTGTSQDENDFWFTASTPGITLSSWIGYDNNTPMYSSWGQNNMQFWAYLANGTYQIDPNAYQTNRKFELDASVIKSEVSSFTGQKLGTSTINGVKMQVPGSKVTSYFAKDGAASSSFEFGIGGTTANYNTVWAPYLSATKKTTESTKKEEKKAETTTNNDEEDQDQDENED; from the coding sequence TTGGCAGAGCACGATCAGAATCACAAAAATAAGCATAAAAAGTCTTCATATAATAAAAATTGGCTTTTAGGATTTCATATTTCTTACGGAGTTTTAAAATCTTTGTTGCTTTTTGTGATTGTTTTGTTACTTTGGTTAGGTTCTTTAGGTATTGGTGTTGGGATGGGGTATTTTGCCTATCTAGTAAAAGATACAGAAGTTCCTACGAAAGAAACACTTAAAAATGAAATCAACGATATTGAACAAGTTTCACATATGGTTTATGCCAATAATGAGTCTATTGGAGACATTACGACTGATCTCATCCGGACAAACGTAAAATCAGATGCGATTTCACCTTACGTGAAAAAGGCCATTGTTGCAACCGAAGATGAGAACTTTTGGAAACACCATGGATTTGTACCCAAAGCAACTATTCGAGCGCTGATATCTGAAGCATTAGGTGCAAGCAACTCTTCAGGGGGGTCTACTCTGACACAGCAATTGGTGAAGCAACAAGTGTTAACCAGCGAAACTACCTTTAAGCGAAAAGCCAATGAACTTTTACTTGCTTACCGTGTGGAAAACTTTTTTTCAAAGCAACAAATTTTGACCACATACTTGAACGTTTCCCCTTTTGGACGAAATAATAAAGGAGAAAACATTGCAGGAGTTGAAGAAGCTGCTAAAGGAATTTTCGGTGTCCACGCTAAAGACTTAAGCTTGCCACAAGCTGCTTTTATTGCGGGTCTTCCGCAAAGTCCAATTACCTACAGTCCTTATACTGCTACAGGAGATAAGAAAAAGGATCTTTCAGCTGGTTTAGAAAGAAAAAATGATGTTTTATTCAATATGTACCGAGAAAAAGAAATTACGGAAAAAGAATATTTAGCAGCTAAATCTTATGATTTAGCCAAAGATTTTATTGAAAAAGGCAGCAATACTTCTAATCAAAATGATTATCTTTACTATTACGTTCAAAAAGAAGCAACCGAAGTCTTGATGCCAACTTACTATAAAGCAGATGGGTTTAAAAAAGAAGACATTACTTCCAGTGATGATCTATACAACAAGTACTACAAAATAGCCAATCGCTCCCTTAGAAGAAATGGCTATACGGTTCATTCAACCATTAACAAAGAACTTTATGACTCGATGCAAGCTACTGCCCAAAACTATGGGAACATGTTGGATGATGGTAGAGGAACCATTCAAGTTGGAAGCATTATGATGGAAAATAGTACGGGAAAGATCTTAGCGTTCTTAGGTGGCCGTAATTATGCAGAAAATCAAAATAATCATGCATTTGATACCCGCCGTTCTCCCGCTTCAACAATGAAACCAATTCTTGCCTACGCTCCTGCGATTGATGTTGGGCTTATCGGTTCTGAGTCTCAACTATCAAACTTCCCCACCACATTCAAATCAAGTGGTGGTCCTGTTACAAACTATGACCGTATCAATCGAAATAGTTTTGAAAGTGTCCGACAAGCATTAAAGAAATCGGATAATATTCCTGTTTACAACCTCTATCAGGCCTTACTTACAAAAACAAACCCTGAAAGCTATTTTAAAAAAATGAACATTCAGATGTCCTCGGCAGAATTCAGTTATGAATCTATTCCAATGGGAGGAACAGACCACGGACTAACGGTACTTGAGCAAACCAACGCGTATGCTACACTGGCAAATGGTGGCGTATATAATCAAGGCTATGTGATTGATACCATCACCGATAACAACGGGAACGTAATTTACAAGCATGAGCAAAAACCCGTTCAAGTTTATGCCAAGGCTACAGCTTCTATTATGAATAATTTGATGCGTGATGTTATAAATTCTGGGACAGGTATCAAAGCCAAGTCGACTCTTGCTCAACTTTCTCCAACACTTGCAGGCGGTGACTGGGTTGGAAAAACTGGAACTTCTCAAGATGAAAATGACTTTTGGTTCACTGCCTCTACCCCGGGGATTACGTTGAGTTCTTGGATTGGTTACGATAATAATACCCCAATGTATAGTTCATGGGGGCAAAATAATATGCAATTTTGGGCTTATCTCGCAAACGGTACCTACCAAATTGATCCAAATGCCTATCAGACGAACAGAAAGTTTGAATTAGATGCTAGCGTGATTAAATCAGAAGTTTCAAGCTTTACTGGTCAAAAATTAGGAACTTCTACAATCAATGGTGTTAAAATGCAAGTTCCAGGCAGTAAGGTCACCTCTTATTTTGCAAAAGATGGCGCAGCTAGTTCTTCTTTTGAATTTGGAATTGGTGGAACAACGGCAAATTATAATACTGTCTGGGCCCCTTACCTCTCTGCTACGAAAAAAACAACCGAAAGTACAAAAAAAGAAGAAAAAAAAGCAGAGACAACGACGAATAATGACGAAGAAGATCAAGATCAAGATGAAAATGAAGACTAA